From a region of the Mercurialis annua linkage group LG1-X, ddMerAnnu1.2, whole genome shotgun sequence genome:
- the LOC126677681 gene encoding NAC domain-containing protein 90, which translates to MGELHPGFRFYPTEEELVSFYLLNKLEGKRPERLQQVIPEINICSTEPWDLPKFAGELCQGDTEQWFFFTPRQEREARGGRPSRTTASGYWKATGSPGYVYSSDNRVIGVKKTMVFYKGKAPTGRKTKWKMNEYRAIEGGADSSTTSVPKLRHEFSLCRFYVISGSFRAFDRRPLETGAKETKVVGDGATTISAHDPKMADNTSSSETSNSGGDHTGTANWEMVDGFIDTLWELEQLN; encoded by the exons atgGGCGAGCTCCACCCTGGTTTTCGCTTCTACCCTACTGAAGAGGAGCTTGTTTCCTTCTACCTACTTAACAAGCTTGAAGGGAAGAGACCAGAACGACTACAGCAAGTTATCCCAGAAATAAACATTTGCAGCACTGAGCCATGGGATCTCCCAA AGTTTGCAGGAGAACTGTGTCAAGGAGACACTGAGCAATGGTTCTTCTTTACTCCGAGACAGGAAAGAGAGGCCAGAGGAGGGAGACCCAGTCGCACTACAGCATCTGGGTACTGGAAGGCCACTGGTTCTCCTGGTTACGTATACTCATCTGACAACCGAGTGATTGGAGTTAAGAAAACCATGGTCTTCTACAAGGGTAAAGCTCCCACGGGAAGAAAAACCAAATGGAAGATGAACGAGTATAGAGCCATTGAAGGAGGAGCTGACTCATCTACTACTTCTGTTCCTAAG TTGAGGCATGAATTCAGTTTGTGCCGATTCTACGTAATATCAGGGAGTTTTCGAGCATTTGATAGACGTCCGCTAGAAACTGGGGCAAAGGAGACAAAAGTGGTTGGTGATGGAGCAACAACAATATCTGCTCATGACCCTAAAATGGCGGACAACACAAGTTCATCTGAGACTTCAAACTCGGGAGGAGATCATACAGGAACTGCCAACTGGGAGATGGTTGATGGTTTTATAGACACACTGTGGGAGTTGGAGCAATTGAACTGA
- the LOC126664219 gene encoding uncharacterized protein LOC126664219, with product MAFNSALLLLLLALSLSGLHLSTSQVLQGKLSCLDCSADYDFSGIKVLVKCANVKKLGQGTTTKEGSFEVELPSTSTHETPSNCLAKLIGGTTQLYSTTKKMVSKIVKSHDSNSYTISTPLAFYTVRTNLKGIGESKTVDLPLPKEWGLAPSSYYVPFFPIIGIP from the exons ATGGCTTTCAATTCTGCTCTTCTACTCTTGCTCCTGGCTTTGTCTCTTTCAGGGCTTCACCTCTCTACTTCCCAAGTCCTCCAAGGCAAACTGTCATGCCTCGATTGCTCTGCTGATTATGATTTCTCAG GCATCAAGGTGTTGGTGAAGTGTGCTAATGTGAAGAAACTAGGCCAAGGAACAACAACAAAAGAAGGGAGTTTTGAAGTTGAGCTACCTTCAACAAGTACTCATGAAACTCCATCGAATTGCCTAGCTAAGCTTATTGGTGGTACGACCCAACTCTACTCCACAACTAAGAAGATGGTGTCAAAGATTGTGAAATCCCACGactcaaattcatacacaatCTCCACTCCTCTTGCTTTCTACACTGTTAGAACCAATCTGAAAGGCATTGGTGAATCCAAGACAGTTGATCTGCCTCTTCCAAAGGAGTGGGGATTGGCACCTTCCAGCTATTACGTTCCCTTTTTCCCGATAATCGGTATCCCGTGA
- the LOC126664216 gene encoding uncharacterized protein LOC126664216 translates to MAVAFAQLDLAIFSIIYLVDYYLPPQITTHRPNFDQTTPNLFSTQKTKKPSSQLPLKSKFSKIHYKISSNNRSRFMSELTKDKRRGPPKEGPGNGGRGKSKPIIAEADFEESGQRNVRKRGVSASVRRHKKGAPAIEGASETPVDDQIQDDRMEDDDMEDHRIDDADFETSEDESLGPIVNIRRRKGKDGRFVAETSSVTSRRARTEIPAWTVSDPVPGGPEDGSIIPSFLGHVAYGIWTGKEERGTLKCQSRHAVCKRLSAWHHDASDEVKHLIAESGLGHLPDIMFSHLDIPLLSAFVERWQPDTNSFHLPFGEMTITLHDVWIILRIPVDGKVVSDKPGKQLLLASCVEILGISMDDLLANSTKHYENGGVLIESIFRKCGRGLSAEVEAIAWM, encoded by the exons ATGGCTGTAGCCTTTGCCCAACTGGATCTTGctatttttagtataatttacttagtggactactatttaccgccccaaattactacccaccgcccCAATTTTGACCAAACTACCCCTAATCTTTTTTCaactcaaaaaacaaaaaaaccatcCTCTCAACTTCCTCTCAAATCAAAATTCTCTAAAATCCATTACAAAATCTCAAGCAATAATCGGAGCCGATTTATGTCGGAATTGACGAAAGATAAAAGACGGGGACCTCCG AAAGAAGGACCTGGTAATGGTGGCAGGGGAAAGAGTAAGCCTATTATAGCTGAAGCTGATTTTGAGGAGTCGGGACAGCGAAATGTTCGAAAGCGTGGTGTGAGTGCCTCAGTCCGACGACACAAGAAGGGGGCTCCTGCTATTGAGGGAGCTAGTGAGACGCCAGTCGATGATCAGATACAGGATGATCGGATGGAGGATGATGACATGGAAGACCACCGGATAGACGATGCTGATTTTGAGACTTCTGAGGACGAGAGTTTAGGACCAATCGTGAACATTCGACGGAGAAAGGGGAAAGATGGACGGTTTGTTGCTGAAACGTCATCAG TGACGAGTAGAAGAGCCAGGACTGAAATACCTGCTTGGACTGTTAGTGATCCAGTGCCAGGTGGACCTGAGGACGGGAGTATTATTCCCAGTTTTCTTGGACATGTCGCTTATGGAATATGGACAGGGAAGGAGGAGCGAGGCACTCTGAAGTGTCAGAGTAGACATGCAGTTTGTAAGAGGCTGTCAGCATGGCATCATGACGCCTCAGACGAGGTCAAACACCTGATAGCCGAGAGTGGTTTGGGGCATCTCCCTGATATTATGTTCAGTCACTTGGATATTCCGCTCCTTTCTGCATTTGTGGAGCGATGGCAGCCTGATACTAACTCTTTTCACCTGCCATTCGGGGAGATGACCATTACACTGCATGACGTGTGGATTATTCTCCGTATTCCTGTGGATGGAAAAGTGGTTTCAG ATAAGCCCGGGAAACAGTTGTTGCTTGCCTCCTGTGTAGAGATTTTAGGGATCTCTATGGATGACTTGTTAGCTAATTCGACGAAGCATTATGAAAATGGAGGGGTTCTGATTGAGTCCATTTTTAGGAAGTGTGGACGGGGTTTGAGTGCTGAGGTTGAGGCGATAGCGTGGATGTGA